CTGGAGGGCTGAGATTGTCTCGGGTTGCAATGGTGGGCGCCCAGGGTTGCGACCATGCTTTCGGGCGTTGATCAGGCCATCTTTGGTGCGCTCTGAGATCAGGCGGCGCTCGAAATGCGCGATGGCCCCGAACACGTGGAATACGAGTTCGCCAGCGGCAGATGTCGTGTCGATCCGCTCTTCAAGGCTGATCAGGTTGATCTCTCTGGCCTTCAGGTCATCGACGGTTTCCAGCAGCTCCTTGAGCGAGCGTCCCAAACGATCAAGGCGGATAACGGCGAGGGTGTCGTTGGGGCGCGCCTGATCAAGCAGTTCTGTTAGCCCAGGTCGGTTGAACGTCTTGCCGGAGATCACGTCCTCGAACACGCGAATAGCGCCGTGTTGTAGCAACCGGTCTTTTTGGCCGGACAGGTCTTGGTCGGCGGTGGAGACTCTTGCGTATCCGAGGATGTCGCCAGTGCGTGTCATGGTGTCGCCAAAACGGCCGTTTTGTGGCCTGACTTCACGTCATCAATGTGATCCTGAATTGGCGTGGAAAATATGTCTTTTTATTGGTCTCCATAATATTCGAGGTCTTCAAACGTGCAACTACGTTTTGAGGACACCTTATGGCCCGCCGACTACTTTCTTCCCGCGCGCATGCAGACCTCTTCGAGGTGCCGACAGATCCTGATGCTTTGATCCGCCATTATCTGCTGAGCGGGGACGACATTGACCTGATCCGCACTCGACGTCGCGCCGAAAACCTCCTTGGTGTCGCGGTGCATATTTGTCTGCTGCGCTACCCGGGCTTCGGGTGGAGCGACGGCATCATGCCGCCAGCGGAACTGATCACTTGGCTTGCTGAACAACTTCAGGTGGAGGCTTGTACTCTCGACGAATATGCCATCAGGCGGAATACGCGGCACGAACA
The Yoonia sp. SS1-5 DNA segment above includes these coding regions:
- a CDS encoding recombinase family protein — protein: MTRTGDILGYARVSTADQDLSGQKDRLLQHGAIRVFEDVISGKTFNRPGLTELLDQARPNDTLAVIRLDRLGRSLKELLETVDDLKAREINLISLEERIDTTSAAGELVFHVFGAIAHFERRLISERTKDGLINARKHGRNPGRPPLQPETISALQDLVSAGQSVAQAAKHLGIGRSTAYKVIRNATP